One Calditrichota bacterium genomic region harbors:
- a CDS encoding PTS sugar transporter subunit IIA: MDFQEFVGYFHPELFIPELKSKTKDDALEEMVDTLSKHKDLKDKRLILEMLKRRENLGSTGIGHGIAIPHGRSLSIKDMSVIFAKSVNGIPFNAIDDEPVHLVFMIVAPPHESNQNYLPFLGKLVEILKEESNREQLTRCESFDQLIDILAGGF; the protein is encoded by the coding sequence ATGGATTTTCAAGAATTTGTCGGTTATTTTCATCCAGAGCTGTTCATCCCGGAGTTGAAATCAAAAACAAAGGATGACGCATTAGAGGAAATGGTTGACACACTTTCGAAACACAAAGATCTCAAAGATAAACGTTTGATTCTGGAAATGCTGAAACGGCGTGAAAATTTGGGGAGTACGGGAATCGGGCACGGCATTGCTATTCCTCATGGGCGCTCATTAAGCATCAAGGACATGTCTGTTATTTTTGCAAAATCAGTCAACGGAATTCCCTTCAATGCCATTGACGATGAACCGGTTCATCTGGTTTTTATGATTGTTGCTCCTCCCCATGAAAGCAATCAAAACTACCTGCCTTTTCTTGGGAAATTGGTGGAAATTCTAAAAGAAGAAAGCAATCGGGAACAGCTTACCCGATGTGAATCCTTTGATCAACTCATTGATATTTTAGCAGGAGGTTTCTAA
- a CDS encoding NTP transferase domain-containing protein yields MSELYAVIMAGGIGTRFWPRSRIEKPKQFLKIFGDETLIQQTYQRLLPLIPSENIYFVINTNQKEEIKKQLPFVPEENIIIEPYGKNTAPCIGLAALHLKRRNPNSVMAVLPADHLIQDTNQFLKILRIGTSILEKESCLITIGITPTYPATGYGYIQYNGSICTQENVTAYHVKTFAEKPNLDTAKKFIMSGDFLWNSGMFLWKTQDILKEMEEHVPEIYDSLQKIEPSIGTAAYPEALERAYQEIRGISIDYAVMEKSQRVCVIKSEFGWSDVGSWEEVYNLLAKDKSKNAVVGKAILRDSKGCLIYSPDQLVATIGLKDMIVIQSGNALLVCPKNRSQEVKELVDYLKRKKKTDYI; encoded by the coding sequence CTGGCCGCGGAGTCGCATTGAAAAACCCAAGCAGTTTTTAAAAATCTTTGGCGATGAAACACTGATTCAACAGACGTACCAGAGGCTCCTCCCGCTTATTCCATCTGAAAATATTTATTTTGTCATTAATACCAACCAAAAAGAAGAGATTAAAAAGCAGCTTCCTTTTGTTCCGGAGGAAAATATCATAATTGAGCCTTACGGAAAAAATACGGCACCTTGCATCGGATTGGCAGCCCTTCATCTCAAACGCCGAAATCCCAACTCCGTCATGGCTGTTCTTCCCGCTGATCATCTGATTCAGGACACCAACCAATTTCTAAAGATTCTGAGAATAGGAACCTCCATTCTGGAGAAGGAATCCTGTCTCATAACAATCGGAATTACCCCTACTTATCCGGCCACGGGCTATGGCTACATTCAATACAACGGTTCAATTTGCACTCAGGAAAATGTGACGGCCTATCACGTAAAAACCTTTGCTGAAAAACCCAATCTGGACACGGCCAAAAAATTTATCATGAGCGGAGATTTCCTCTGGAACAGCGGCATGTTTCTCTGGAAGACTCAGGACATCCTGAAGGAAATGGAAGAGCACGTGCCCGAGATTTACGATAGCCTGCAAAAAATTGAGCCATCTATTGGAACGGCCGCCTACCCTGAAGCACTGGAGCGCGCTTACCAGGAAATTCGCGGCATTTCAATTGATTACGCCGTTATGGAGAAATCGCAGCGTGTTTGTGTCATTAAAAGTGAATTCGGCTGGAGCGATGTGGGAAGCTGGGAAGAAGTGTACAATCTGCTTGCAAAAGACAAATCCAAAAATGCCGTCGTTGGAAAAGCCATTTTGCGCGATTCCAAGGGCTGTTTAATCTACTCCCCCGATCAATTGGTGGCAACTATCGGCCTGAAGGATATGATCGTCATTCAATCGGGAAACGCGCTTTTGGTTTGCCCCAAAAACCGCTCTCAGGAGGTAAAGGAACTGGTTGATTATCTGAAACGGAAGAAAAAAACGGACTATATTTGA